A segment of the Helicobacter sp. 'house sparrow 1' genome:
ATGCTTGGTTCCAAGACTATCAATAATATCCACACTTGATGTATGGATAGCATGGCCAATTTTTGAGGTCATACTAGAGATACCACCCTCAATTAATGAGGCGGTATTTAGCCCTCTCATAGTTTCTTTAAAGAGCACATTATTAGTCACATTCTCTGAAGCATAGCCACTTACAAAAATATTAAGATTTTGCTTTTGGTCATCTCCATTATCCTTATTTTGGATTTCAAACATACCATATTGATTGACTTTTACAGAAACACTTGCAGTTTGGTCATCATAGGGCTGTGATGGATCTTTGATAAGGTTTGCATCATATTGCATCAGAGCTCTTAAATCTTCGGTAGTTCTAAATTGACCTGTTCCAGAATCAGGACTTACAGAGTTTGTATAGCGATATCTAAAAGCAGTGATATCTGCATCGCCCTCAATAAAATTAGCAAAAGCACCTGTTCCTGATGCTGTGATTCTAATATTTTTTATGCTTTCATCGCCATCAAGCTCATTTTTATTTTCTAGTCTTAAGAGACCATTATCAATATAGGCTTCAACACCTGTTTGATTTTTTACCGAGTTGATTGCATTTTGTGCAGCAACAAGAGAAGAAATACCGCTTACTGCAGAATCATTTGTAAAAGTAATTCTTGTATCATTAATTTCAATACTGCTTTCTTCATCACTATCTAGAATTTCATTTCTCATTTCTGAAGTTTTATAACTAACCCAAATACCTTGATTTTCTGTAAGGGCAAAAGCATCTCCATTTTGATTAAAGAGAGCAGAGAAATCCTCAGCTTTTTGTGTAAGGTTTGAATCTGAGTCATAGATTGGATTAATCCCATCAGATGATGTTCTTGTTGTAGAATCTAGAGCAAAAATATTAGCAATTTGATCAGCATGTCTTCCAGCAGTTAAGTTTGCCCTCATTGATACTTTTGTACTAGATCTTGCAGGCATTACCATTGCAGGATCTACTTGAATATTTTGTAATGGACCAGTGTTATCGACTTTGAAAAAATCATCCTCACTCATTTTTGATGCATTTTTTAAATCACCTTTAACCCAACCTTGAACAACATAACCACCATTTGTTACAAGATTCCCATTTGCATCAAATAGAAATTGACCATCCCTAGTAAAGTTTTGAGTAGTACCCCTATCAGGACTAATAATAAAAAATCCATCTCCCTCAATTGCAAGATCAGTTTTTACATCAGAATTTTGTGTATTACCTTGAGAAAAAACTTTTGTGGTCGTATTTACTCCAACCCCAAGTCCTACAGAGAAATCATTTTGTCCGCCCAAGCCATTTTGGTAAGGAGAGGTTGCAATAAGTTTTATTTGGGAGAGCATATCAACAAATGAGGCACGTGAATATTTAAAACCTACAGTATTTACATTTGCAATATTATTACTCTCTATATCAAGTGCTATTTGGTGTGCCTGCATCCCACTCACACCAGACCAAAGTGATCGTAACATATTCAAGTCCTTTTTCAAAAATTTCAAAACTACAAAGCAACAAGTGTTCCAAAATCTCTATAAAAAGTTCTTGGTAAGTAGTCAAGGGAGCCTAAAAAATAAAAATATATAAATAGAAAGCAATAATAGATCTTTATATTTTTTTAATAGGATATGCCCTTAATGCTATTTAGTAAGTATAACCAGTGCTTACTTGTTTTTAAAATCAGGGTATATAAAAACTATAAAAGCCTTCTTATGACACTTTGTTGCAAGCAATCTAGAATCTAGGATTTATTTTTAAAGTATTGGATTAAAGGGTTTGTAATAGAAATATTAAGTATCAAAATAGTCTTAAGGAGTATTATAAAGTATTGTAGCAGAGCTCTAGAAAGGATCTGCAAGAATAAAATCTTACAGACCTTTTGGCATAATTTAGCAAGAATAGGTTGAGATAAACTCAAAAGGATGAGGTCTTGCTTCCCAAGGCCAAATTTCAGTTTTAAATTTAAAACTCTTATAAACTTGAATAAACTCTTCGCTAAAAACATTGCCTTGCTTGAGATAGTCCTTATCAATCAACATTTCTTCTATAGCAGCTCTTAGAGTATGTGGCATTTGTTGAATATTTTTTTCTCTGATTTCATCAAGAGTGAGCTCAAAAAGATTAATATCCATAGGTTTTCCAGGATCTATTTGATTGGAGATACCATCAAGTCCTGCCATTAAAATTGCACAAAAGGCAAGATAAGGGTTAGCAGAGTTATCAGGGAATCTAAACTCAAGCCTTGTACTATTACCCTTGCTATTATAAGGGATTCTTACACTTGCGCTGCGATTATTGGCAGAATAAGTTAGGATTGATGGAGCTTCAAACCCAGGAATTAGTCTTTTAAAAGAATTAGTGGAAGCGTTGCTAAAGGCTGCTACACTCTTTGCGTGTTTTAAAACCCCACCTAAGAAATAAAGTGCTAATTGGCTAAGGTTATGGTATTTATCTCCAGCAAAAAGATTTTGGTTGTTTTTCCAAATGCTAATATGTGTGTGCATTCCATTGCCATTATCGCCAAAGAGTGGTTTGGGCATAAATGTGGCTGTTTTTCCATTGATATGAGCTACCATTTTTACTACATATTTTATTTTTTGCACATTATCAGCCATTTCTAATAAATTGCCAAATTTCACACCAATCTCTCCTTGCCCTTGAGCCACCTCATGATGAACCACAAAAGTTTCAATCCCAATTTGATGTAAAACTTTAACAATCTCTGCTCTAAGGTCCATCATTGTATCTGCAGGTGGGACAGGGAAATAACCCCCTTTAATACTAAAGCGATGGCCTGCATTGATACCACCTTCAAAGCTTTTGTCTCTATTCCATTCTCCCTCTTCGCTATCTATCTCATAGTATTGACAGTTTACTGCATCTTTAATTTTGATGCTATCAAAAATAAAAAACTCATTTTCTGACCCGATAAAAACCTCATCCCCAATGTTGCTCTCTTTGAGATATTCCATTGCTTTTTTTGCAATACTTCTAGGACATTTTTCATAAGGCGCATTCTTGTAGATATCCCAAACATCACAAAAAACAACAACAGTTGCATCTGCACTAAAGGGGTCAATAAAATATCTAACCAAGTCAGGTTTTAAAACCATATCTGATTGTTCTATGGGTTGCCAGCCATTCATAGAACTTGCATCAAAGGGGATTCCTTCAGAAAATAGATTAGAATCTATGGTTTGGAAATTATAGGCTAGATGGTGCCAAGTTCCCTTAATGTCGGTAAATCTAAAGTCAACAAACTCTACTTCATTTTCTTCACAAAAACTAAAAAAGTCTCTAATCTGTGTTTGCATACAAATCCTTTAAAGAATGATAGTTATTCTATCATTTTTGATTTATTGGGTAGAGTATCTAGAGTGAATTTTTTTACAAAGAGGATTACTAAAATTGCATTGGATTTTTAGATTTGAAGAAAGATCTTTTGGTGTAATAGTAAATAAAGTTTTTTGCTCCTTATTCCTTGCAGCAATGGTTAGATCCTGATGTAGAGTTAGGGAACATAGTGGATGATTTTTTTGAGTGTGTCTTTGGAAGATTTCTTGAAGATAGGAAAAATTATTTCCATCATTTTTTTGATGCAAGAAATACTTTTGTGTAAAAAATAATGAAATCTCATTTTGAAAATTTTTTAAAGATAAAGAGAGGTAGCTATTGCATTTTTTCTCACTTATAAATATTCCTTGGCGAAAGGCTAGGGTTGTTAAAACCCCAAGTAAGACAATCACAAAAACCAATTCCAAGGTACTAAAGGCCTTAGAATTTAATCGTGTTATTTTCAAGAGGAATAATTAAGGGTTTTGGATATTGTTTAGCAAGTTTTTGACAAAGAGGAGTTTGAATTAAAGAATCTATTTTTACAACAAGATTGCGTTGGTTAAAATCAATGGATACGCAATTGTTTGTCTGATCAATTGCTTGATTTTTTGCAAGTCTTACACCTGTATTACTTGAAATCCATCTTGATGGGCTCAGTCTTGCACTTTGCATAATAATTTCACCATTTAATTGAGAGAGATTTAAATCTTCAACAAGATATTTTTGTTCAATTGTGCTGATAATAGTTTGGATATCAGCAACAATTGCACTATATTGGGCATCACTTCTGGAGAGGGATAGCTTAGGTAGGGCAATACTTGCAATGATTCCTAAAATTACTATCACAAAAACCAATTCAATCATGCTAAAGGCTTTTTGCATCCATCTCATATCAAGTGATCCACCATATTTTTTACAAACTTAGCTGAAGTTTGTGCCGCCTCTTCTAAAAATTGATCAAAGCTGATATCTGCTTCTCCATCTGCACTATCACTTATT
Coding sequences within it:
- the flgE gene encoding flagellar hook protein FlgE, translating into MLRSLWSGVSGMQAHQIALDIESNNIANVNTVGFKYSRASFVDMLSQIKLIATSPYQNGLGGQNDFSVGLGVGVNTTTKVFSQGNTQNSDVKTDLAIEGDGFFIISPDRGTTQNFTRDGQFLFDANGNLVTNGGYVVQGWVKGDLKNASKMSEDDFFKVDNTGPLQNIQVDPAMVMPARSSTKVSMRANLTAGRHADQIANIFALDSTTRTSSDGINPIYDSDSNLTQKAEDFSALFNQNGDAFALTENQGIWVSYKTSEMRNEILDSDEESSIEINDTRITFTNDSAVSGISSLVAAQNAINSVKNQTGVEAYIDNGLLRLENKNELDGDESIKNIRITASGTGAFANFIEGDADITAFRYRYTNSVSPDSGTGQFRTTEDLRALMQYDANLIKDPSQPYDDQTASVSVKVNQYGMFEIQNKDNGDDQKQNLNIFVSGYASENVTNNVLFKETMRGLNTASLIEGGISSMTSKIGHAIHTSSVDIIDSLGTKHTIRFEFYKSGGSEWSFRAIVPEPAELYGSSPSRPNIFEGGRVKFNSDGSLASMNPQVLQFDPKNGANTPQRIDLSFGKSGGFGGLTSVDKQSETYAINQDGYQAGDLIDVRFDSNGTLLGGFSNGRTLALAQVALANFSNNAGLQAEGGNVFSATGNSGQAMIGAANTGRRGSVSGSKLEMSNVDLSRSLTQLIVVQRGFQANSKAVTTSDQVLNTLLSLKQ
- the glnA gene encoding type I glutamate--ammonia ligase — its product is MQTQIRDFFSFCEENEVEFVDFRFTDIKGTWHHLAYNFQTIDSNLFSEGIPFDASSMNGWQPIEQSDMVLKPDLVRYFIDPFSADATVVVFCDVWDIYKNAPYEKCPRSIAKKAMEYLKESNIGDEVFIGSENEFFIFDSIKIKDAVNCQYYEIDSEEGEWNRDKSFEGGINAGHRFSIKGGYFPVPPADTMMDLRAEIVKVLHQIGIETFVVHHEVAQGQGEIGVKFGNLLEMADNVQKIKYVVKMVAHINGKTATFMPKPLFGDNGNGMHTHISIWKNNQNLFAGDKYHNLSQLALYFLGGVLKHAKSVAAFSNASTNSFKRLIPGFEAPSILTYSANNRSASVRIPYNSKGNSTRLEFRFPDNSANPYLAFCAILMAGLDGISNQIDPGKPMDINLFELTLDEIREKNIQQMPHTLRAAIEEMLIDKDYLKQGNVFSEEFIQVYKSFKFKTEIWPWEARPHPFEFISTYSC
- a CDS encoding type II secretion system protein, whose product is MRWMQKAFSMIELVFVIVILGIIASIALPKLSLSRSDAQYSAIVADIQTIISTIEQKYLVEDLNLSQLNGEIIMQSARLSPSRWISSNTGVRLAKNQAIDQTNNCVSIDFNQRNLVVKIDSLIQTPLCQKLAKQYPKPLIIPLENNTIKF